Genomic window (Pseudovibrio brasiliensis):
TGCACCCAAAAATCAAATAGGCAAGCAAGTGGAAGGACTGGAACGAGTTCATGACAGATCCTCGTAAGCACTATTCCAAAAAAACAGGTAGCACTGTGCTCCAGAAACAGATCTGCACAAAAAGACTGAGGTTGCTTCCGTGACGGCTCCCCTGGAAAACATAAGAGTATTGGAACTGGCGCGCATCTTGGCTGGCCCATGGATTGGACAAACGCTCTCTGATCTGGGCGCAGATGTCATCAAGGTGGAAAGCCCGCGCGGCGACGATACCCGCACATGGGGCCCTCCATTCATCGAAGAAGAGGGTGGCACAAAGAGCGCGGCCTACTTTCACGCTTGCAACCGTGGTAAGCGCTCCATCACGGCAGATTTCTCCAAAGCAGAAGATCTTGAGCTAATTTACGATCTGGTGCGCCAGAGTGACGTGCTGATCGAAAACTTCAAGGTCGGAGGCCTCGCCAAATACGGTCTCGATTATGCCAGTCTGAAGAAGATCAACCCAAAACTGATCTATTGCTCTGTAACCGGCTTTGGTCAGAATGGTCCCTATGCCCATCGCGCAGGGTATGACTTCATGATCCAGGGCATGGGCGGCATTATGGATCTGACCGGTTCAAAAGGCGGTGAGCCTCAAAAAGTTGGCGTGGCTTTTGCCGATATCTTCACTGGCCTTTATGGCGTCATCGGCATTCAGGCAGCCCTGCGCCGCCGGGACCTGACCGGAGAAGGTGAATGGATCGACATGGCTCTGCTGGATGTGCAAGTAGGTGTTTTGGCAAATCAGGCCATGAACTACCTGAGCAGTGGCAATATCCCCACGCGCATGGGCAATGCTCATCCAAACATTGTTCCCTATCAGGTTTTTGAAGTGAAGGATGGTCACCTTATCGTGGCTGTCGGTAACGACTCTCAGTTTGCCAATTTCTGTAAGATTCTCGGAGAGCCTGCTCTGGCGGAGGATGAGCGTTACGCCACAAACCCATCTCGTGTGAAGTGCCGTGAAGAATTAACAGAAAAGCTTCAGGCACTGGTGCTAACCTTCAATCGAGATGATCTCCTGTCTAAAATGGAAGAACGCGGCGTTCCGGCAGGTCCAATCAATACAGTCGCTGATGTTTTACAGGATCAGCAAATTGAACACCGCCAGATGAAGGTCAATCTGCCAACATCCTCTAAGGATCGGGGCGAGCAAACCTATGTACGCACTCCAATTCAGTTTACTAATTCTAAGCTGAAACTGGAGAAGGGCGCACCAGCTCTCGATGAGCATAGAAATGAGATATTGAGAGAATTAGGCAAAAAAGCAGTAGAATAAAGACTAGCTACACCATGTGCAGGAAGGCAGTTTGACCCTCGGTCCGGGGAGTGGTTTAACGGGCTGACATTCCTCACACAGGTGGGTCACAGTTTGAAGCTTTGGAATAGGATCAGGCGTAAGGCAATCGGCATTCGGCGATGCTATTACAAGCTGTCATTGACGTGGTTGGTTAGTCTCACATTTGTGACTGTGGTAACGTTGTGCGGCGGCATCGTGCTGTACATGTCCGTTCATACCAATCTCAAGAACACCCGAAGCCTCATAGAAAAAGCGTCGATCATGTCGACCGAGTCGATCAACAACGCTTTGGCTGCTTACATGACGCCTGCGTTCACCTCGGTTCATGCAATCAAGACATATGCTGAAGAGCAACCGACGGCGCAAAGTGCGATTTTTCGCGCCCGCCAAACCTTTCGGGGGGTGCTGTTTGGGGTGAAAAGTGTTGAAGGCTTGGTACTTTCGCTTCCGAACGAAACTGTTTGGGGCTTGAAGCACGCCAAAAATCGACAAGATCTGGTTTCGTTTCATCCAGAACAGTCTCTCTTCGACTTTTCCAGAATGCAGACCATCGACGCAGAAACCGATGAAGATCCATTCTGGGGGGATTTTTATGCATCGGGAGAAGACCCATTTGCGACTGCGACAAGTGCAATCAAGTTTGATGGCGAAACTATTGGGTATGTTTCGGCGATCATAACGATGAAAGGGGTTGGCTCTGTTCTTGCCTCGCGCGATGATGACGGCGTGGGGAATGATATAGACGCAGAGGACGTCACCAGATTTATTCTGACAGACAAGAACCGCGTACTGGCTTATTCCTCTCCGACCAACGAGCTGCAACAACATAATTTGTTGGCTTCGATCTCAGAGTTCGGCGATCCGGTGCTTGCAAAACTGGAAACCAGCAAAAAACAGCCGTTCAGTCAGCGCGCACGTCAACGTGGTGTGGAGCTCCATCTCATCTACGATGGTGAGGATATGTATGTCCTCGTCATGCAGAAACTGATCTCTCCTGATGGCGAAGTTTATTATGTTGGCGAATATCAGCTGGCCAACTCTCGTTATGACGAGTTCACTCGCTTGATCAACTCAGTCTTCGCAGGCGTTGCAGTTGTGTTTTTATCCGCGCTCGTAGCAATTTTCTTTGCCCGCCGCCTTGCATCTCCACTGAAGGGCATTGCTGCACGTGCGCAAAAGTTTGGGGCATTGGAGTTCGAACACCTGGATCCGCTGCCACGCAGCCACATCCGCGAAGTGGATCAGATCACTTCTGCCATGAATGCAAGCACCAGCGGTTTGCAGGCCATGAGCAGGTACATACCCAAGTCCCTCTACGCCAAGCTGATGGCGCTTGGCATTGATCGCGCTGCCAAGGCAAAAGAAGCAGAGCTGACAATCCTGTTCACGGATATTGAAGGCTTCACCTCCATTTCTGAACACAGAAGCGCAGGTGAAGTGGCAAGCTTGCTGAACAACCACTTCAAGCTCCTCGTTTCTGCCGTTGAAGCTCATCAGGGCACCGTAGATAAGTTTGTCGGCGACGGTATGCTCGCATTCTGGGGCGCCCCTAATGAGATGGAAGACCACGCTCAACGCGCCATCGCAGCAGCTGAAGACATGGCCCGTGCCATCCAGCGGGCAAATGAAGCTGCTCCGGAAAATGAAATACACGTGCGCATTGCGATACACACAGGCCCGGTTATCGTTGGCAATGTAGGCGCTGTTGAACGCTGGAACTACACAATCGTTGGCGATGCAGTGAACGTCTGCAGCCGTCTGCAGAGCCTTGGTGGCACCATCTCTACGGTGAAGGGAGCATGTGTTGTTCTGAGCGGAGAGACCGTTGAAAAGGCAGGGCATCCAGACAACGTGACCTATCGCGGTAGCCATGAAGTGCGGGGCCGCAAAGGCAAAGTAGAAGTCTGGCAGCTTAACTCCACCATATGTGACGAACAATAATTCCGGCATTGTCTTCTAGTTTAGTTTAAGTGTGCTGCGAAACCCAACCTCATTGAAAGAAAGCCCTGTTCTAGTGTGAGAGCCGGGAAAGACCTTTCTCGCGCGCGCAGCAGCTGGTCAATGAGGAAGGGACGCACGTGAACCTGCTTGACGTCAAAGGGTTGTCGGTAGAGTTTCGTGGAGACGAGGGGCGTCACGATGTTGTCCGCGATGTATCCTTCAGCGTTCCGGAAAACAAATGCGTTGCTCTGGTTGGAGAATCTGGTTCTGGCAAGACCGTCATCTCAAGAGCCGTTATGGGC
Coding sequences:
- a CDS encoding CaiB/BaiF CoA transferase family protein — its product is MTAPLENIRVLELARILAGPWIGQTLSDLGADVIKVESPRGDDTRTWGPPFIEEEGGTKSAAYFHACNRGKRSITADFSKAEDLELIYDLVRQSDVLIENFKVGGLAKYGLDYASLKKINPKLIYCSVTGFGQNGPYAHRAGYDFMIQGMGGIMDLTGSKGGEPQKVGVAFADIFTGLYGVIGIQAALRRRDLTGEGEWIDMALLDVQVGVLANQAMNYLSSGNIPTRMGNAHPNIVPYQVFEVKDGHLIVAVGNDSQFANFCKILGEPALAEDERYATNPSRVKCREELTEKLQALVLTFNRDDLLSKMEERGVPAGPINTVADVLQDQQIEHRQMKVNLPTSSKDRGEQTYVRTPIQFTNSKLKLEKGAPALDEHRNEILRELGKKAVE
- a CDS encoding adenylate/guanylate cyclase domain-containing protein — protein: MSVHTNLKNTRSLIEKASIMSTESINNALAAYMTPAFTSVHAIKTYAEEQPTAQSAIFRARQTFRGVLFGVKSVEGLVLSLPNETVWGLKHAKNRQDLVSFHPEQSLFDFSRMQTIDAETDEDPFWGDFYASGEDPFATATSAIKFDGETIGYVSAIITMKGVGSVLASRDDDGVGNDIDAEDVTRFILTDKNRVLAYSSPTNELQQHNLLASISEFGDPVLAKLETSKKQPFSQRARQRGVELHLIYDGEDMYVLVMQKLISPDGEVYYVGEYQLANSRYDEFTRLINSVFAGVAVVFLSALVAIFFARRLASPLKGIAARAQKFGALEFEHLDPLPRSHIREVDQITSAMNASTSGLQAMSRYIPKSLYAKLMALGIDRAAKAKEAELTILFTDIEGFTSISEHRSAGEVASLLNNHFKLLVSAVEAHQGTVDKFVGDGMLAFWGAPNEMEDHAQRAIAAAEDMARAIQRANEAAPENEIHVRIAIHTGPVIVGNVGAVERWNYTIVGDAVNVCSRLQSLGGTISTVKGACVVLSGETVEKAGHPDNVTYRGSHEVRGRKGKVEVWQLNSTICDEQ